In the genome of Ferrovibrio terrae, the window CACCAAACCATGATGCTGGCCGGGAATTGTGACGTCCAGCGCGACAATTCGCACCGGGCCGCGATCATCAACCACATAATGAAGCGGGCCATCGCCACGGGGTAGATAGGCCTGATCGGCAAAGGCCGTACAGAAGGCCCGACGCTCGTCGTGATTCCCAGGAATGACCAGATACGGAATCTGCAGCACGGCCAGCAAGGCCCGGGCCATGGCATATTCCGTCGGATCGCCATGATCGACGATATCGCCGGTCAGCAGCACCAGATCGGGACGCGGATCAAGGCCATTCAGATGCTGCACGGCGGCAGAAAACATCGCGTTGGAATCGACGACGCCCTGATAGAGCTGGCCCTGTGGCCGGATATGGGGATCGGAAATCTGGGCGATCAGCATGCCTGGCCAGTATAGCCGGGCAACAGGCCGAAGTCAGTCTTCGAGCAGCCGCTTTGGATGCAGGCCGTTCACAAAGCCCATGAAGGGCGGGTGGATGCTGTAGCCCAGCAAGCGGCGCATATGCTCGCTGCACTGTTTCACACGTTCACGCGAGACCGACAGGCTGAAATTCTCCTGCTGGCGGCACCAGGGCGCGCAATACTGCGCCGTGACGCAGAGCCGGCTGCGGTCGGTGACATTGGCACCGCCGCCATGCCACAGCGTGCCGACGAAGAACAGCACCGAGCCGCTCGGCATCACCGCCGGGATGGCGCGTGCGATATCCTCCGGCCCGGGCATGCGGCCATCCCATCGGTGGCTGCCAGGAATCAGCAGCGTCGCACCATTCTCGAAGGTGAAATCGTCGATCGCCATGATCGTGGCCGCGCCAAGTGCTGCACGGGGTCGGGCCACACGATAAAAGGCATCGTCGTGGTGCAGCGGTTGTGCCGCCTCCCCTGGCTGGATGTCGATGGCCTGCAATTGCGACAGCAGATAGTTCGGCTCCAGTAAACGATCCAGCAGCGCCAGAATCACCGGATGCTCGGCCAGCGCGTTGCAGGCCAGCGTCTTCTCAACCACGGCGTATAGCCGCCTGGTGCCGAAGCCCTCGAAACTGTTGCGACCAAGATGCTGGTGGAAATGCGGCTCCAGTGCGGCGCGCATTTCCGCAGTCTCCTCGGCTGTGAACAGGTTCTGCAGGATCACATAGCCATCGCGCTCGACCTG includes:
- a CDS encoding phytanoyl-CoA dioxygenase family protein — translated: MEKMIVKDVSEYFNAELARKYRSTAGSQDPVDPALVDGLMAQVERDGYVILQNLFTAEETAEMRAALEPHFHQHLGRNSFEGFGTRRLYAVVEKTLACNALAEHPVILALLDRLLEPNYLLSQLQAIDIQPGEAAQPLHHDDAFYRVARPRAALGAATIMAIDDFTFENGATLLIPGSHRWDGRMPGPEDIARAIPAVMPSGSVLFFVGTLWHGGGANVTDRSRLCVTAQYCAPWCRQQENFSLSVSRERVKQCSEHMRRLLGYSIHPPFMGFVNGLHPKRLLED